ACCATATTTATTACTTCAAGTGCAGTAACTAAATCTGTATTGTATTGAGTTTTATTATTAACATCTAATTTATTTAAATCTTTTTGCATTTCTAATAATTTTTTCAATGCATCATTTAGATTTTTTTCATCTCGTACAATAGCTACTTTTTCCCACATTAAGTTTTTAATATTCTCTTTAAATTCATTGGGTTTTATTGATCCTTTTTTAATTAGATTTTCAATTCTTGAAGCTTCTTTTTTAACCATTTTTTCATTTGTTTTAAATTCATTATTTTTAGCTACTTTAGATGCACTTTCCCCAGCTATTTTTCCAAATACCTGTGTATCAGCTAAAGCGTTTCCTCCTAGGCGGTTAGCTCCATGTACTCCTCCACAAACTTCTCCAGCAGCAAATAAATTCTTAATATTAGTTGATGCATCTTTTTTTATTTTTAAGCCACCCATAAAATGATGTGCAGTTGGAGCTACTTCAATTGTTTCATTTTTAATATCTATTCCTACATTTTTAAATTGTAAGACCATTGTTTCAAGTTTTTCATCAATTATTTCATCAGGAAGATGTGTAATATCAAGATATACTCCTCCATTTTCACTACCTCTTCCTTCAATTATTTCTTGATAAATCGATCTTGCAACAACATCGCGTGTAGCTAATTCCATTTTTTCAGGAGCATATTTTTTCATAAAACGTTCTCCATTTTTATTTAAAAGCTTTCCACCTTCTGCTCTAACAGCTTCAGTTACTAAAACTCCTTTTTTAGATTCTGGAGAAACCATTCCTGTTGGATGAAATTGTACTTGTTCCATATCAATTAAATTTGCTCCTATTCTGTAGGCTATAGCAAATCCATCACCATTTTTTTGGAATGTATTTGAAGTTACAGGATATAATTGACCTGCACCTCCACTAGCTAATATAACTGCTTTGGCTTGAAAAAATATTAAATTAGAGTCTTTTAAATCAAGTCCACATGCACCAATTACTTTTGCATCTTTTGTAACTAATGAAGTAATCATAACTTCTTCAATACATTCTATGTTTCTTTTAATAATTTCTTCTTTAAGAGCATTTAATAGTTCAGCTCCTGTCCTATCTCCTTGAAAACAGGTTCTTCTATAACTTTGACCTCCAAAAGGTCTTTGATTTATATCACCATTTTCTTGTCTTTCAAATATTGCTCCATAATTTTCTAAATCAATTAATCTTTTTGGAGATTCATTAACTAATATTTCTACTAGTTCTTTATCATTAAGATAGCTTCCACCTTTTAATGTATCTGCAAGGTGTGCTTCAAGCGAATCGTCCTTATCAATTGCTTTAAAAACAGCATTATAACCACCTTCAGCCATTCCAGTACATCCTGATCTAAAAGATAATCCTTTTGACACTATTAATGC
Above is a window of Methanobrevibacter oralis DNA encoding:
- the tfrA gene encoding fumarate reductase (CoM/CoB) subunit TfrA; the protein is MEIKTISTDVLIIGSGGAGSRAAIEVNDSGLKALIVSKGLSFRSGCTGMAEGGYNAVFKAIDKDDSLEAHLADTLKGGSYLNDKELVEILVNESPKRLIDLENYGAIFERQENGDINQRPFGGQSYRRTCFQGDRTGAELLNALKEEIIKRNIECIEEVMITSLVTKDAKVIGACGLDLKDSNLIFFQAKAVILASGGAGQLYPVTSNTFQKNGDGFAIAYRIGANLIDMEQVQFHPTGMVSPESKKGVLVTEAVRAEGGKLLNKNGERFMKKYAPEKMELATRDVVARSIYQEIIEGRGSENGGVYLDITHLPDEIIDEKLETMVLQFKNVGIDIKNETIEVAPTAHHFMGGLKIKKDASTNIKNLFAAGEVCGGVHGANRLGGNALADTQVFGKIAGESASKVAKNNEFKTNEKMVKKEASRIENLIKKGSIKPNEFKENIKNLMWEKVAIVRDEKNLNDALKKLLEMQKDLNKLDVNNKTQYNTDLVTALEVINMVEICILIVKSAILRRESRGAHFRQDYPRSNDAWKRSIILNKNKIKFETR